One window from the genome of Streptococcus parasanguinis encodes:
- a CDS encoding type II toxin-antitoxin system RelB/DinJ family antitoxin: MAITTTKARLNLSIDSELKQEVGEVLKEIGLDYTTAINLYFNKIRRDRKIPFELEARKNLTVDEFLGSNWREGLENVEDGWD, translated from the coding sequence ATGGCTATTACAACTACAAAAGCAAGATTGAATCTAAGTATTGACTCTGAATTAAAACAGGAAGTTGGTGAGGTCTTGAAGGAGATTGGGCTTGACTATACTACAGCAATTAATTTATATTTCAATAAAATCAGACGTGATCGTAAAATTCCATTTGAACTTGAAGCACGAAAAAATTTAACTGTCGATGAATTTCTTGGTTCAAATTGGCGTGAAGGTTTGGAA
- a CDS encoding ABC transporter permease, producing the protein MKIAWNEIKYQPKKFILIELLITILMFMVVFLSGLTNGLGRSVSAQIDNYGSLHYILSTDSEGIIPFSTITVKDLDEVQKIEGMGYSGLSIQRATVSKTEDSNTLDITYFATDHNEEEILNPIMEGTDLKISDLKKNEVILDSSFKEDEGIQVGDQVIDKTSKQKLKVVAFAKNAKYGYSEIGFISSDTYTGMRQKTDPSYQWQAQTLVTKKNIPSNDLASNLMVADKKQVIDKIPGYKAQNLTLRMITWVLLLASSAILGVFFYILTLQKLKQYGILKAIGMSMSQITYVQLSQLTIISLIGVLLGLGLATIMAPFLPNSVPSFMTLKDNLTISVSFILTSILCGALSLVKIKKVDPIEVIGGNGE; encoded by the coding sequence ATGAAAATCGCATGGAATGAAATTAAATACCAGCCCAAGAAGTTTATCCTGATTGAACTCCTCATTACCATTCTCATGTTTATGGTGGTGTTCTTGTCCGGTCTGACAAATGGACTGGGGCGGTCGGTATCGGCCCAAATCGATAACTATGGGTCGCTGCACTACATCCTTTCGACGGATTCAGAAGGGATTATCCCCTTTTCAACTATTACGGTGAAGGATTTAGATGAGGTCCAAAAGATAGAGGGAATGGGCTATTCGGGTTTGTCCATCCAGCGGGCAACCGTCTCAAAAACAGAGGATTCCAATACTCTGGATATCACCTACTTCGCGACCGATCACAACGAAGAAGAGATCCTCAATCCAATCATGGAAGGTACAGACCTCAAGATCTCCGACCTAAAGAAAAACGAGGTCATTTTGGACAGTTCTTTCAAAGAGGATGAAGGGATCCAAGTCGGCGATCAAGTGATCGACAAAACTTCTAAGCAAAAACTCAAGGTCGTGGCCTTCGCGAAAAATGCCAAATACGGCTACAGCGAGATTGGTTTTATCAGCTCGGATACCTACACAGGCATGCGACAAAAAACAGATCCAAGCTATCAATGGCAAGCCCAAACCCTTGTGACTAAGAAAAACATCCCTTCTAACGATCTAGCCAGCAACTTAATGGTGGCGGATAAGAAGCAAGTGATCGATAAAATCCCTGGCTACAAGGCTCAAAACCTGACGCTACGGATGATCACGTGGGTTCTCTTACTCGCTTCTTCTGCTATCCTTGGGGTCTTCTTCTATATCCTCACCCTGCAGAAGTTGAAACAGTACGGTATCTTGAAGGCTATTGGCATGTCCATGAGCCAGATTACCTATGTCCAACTATCCCAGCTCACCATCATCTCCCTCATTGGAGTGCTGCTGGGGCTTGGCTTGGCAACCATAATGGCGCCATTTTTACCTAATAGCGTCCCTTCCTTTATGACCCTGAAGGACAATCTCACCATCTCGGTTAGCTTTATCCTAACTTCTATTTTGTGTGGTGCCTTGTCCCTTGTTAAAATCAAAAAAGTAGATCCAATCGAAGTCATTGGTGGAAATGGAGAATAA
- a CDS encoding ABC transporter ATP-binding protein, producing the protein MAIIELENIRKSYADGNQMHHVLNQLNLSVEPNEFVAILGPSGSGKSTLLAIAGLLLSADEGQIRIAGQDLTGLNQGQWTQKRLELLGFIFQDHQLLSYMKIGDQLELVAKLKGEKDKKKRQEEVKALLADLGIEACYHQYPNQMSGGQKQRAAIARAFIGNPQVILADEPTASLDPDRGQEIAQLIRKEVKSKNKSAIMVTHDRSILTYVDTIYELKHGQLLKVEKVD; encoded by the coding sequence ATGGCCATTATCGAATTAGAAAATATCAGAAAATCTTACGCCGATGGCAACCAGATGCACCATGTCCTCAACCAGCTTAATTTAAGCGTCGAACCCAACGAATTCGTCGCCATCTTGGGCCCTTCAGGATCTGGTAAATCCACGCTTTTAGCCATCGCTGGCTTGCTTTTGTCAGCAGATGAGGGGCAGATTCGTATCGCTGGCCAAGACTTGACCGGCCTCAACCAAGGCCAATGGACGCAAAAACGGCTGGAATTGCTCGGCTTTATCTTTCAAGATCACCAGCTCCTCTCCTATATGAAAATCGGTGACCAGTTAGAACTGGTGGCCAAATTAAAAGGGGAAAAGGACAAGAAAAAACGCCAAGAGGAAGTCAAAGCCTTGTTGGCAGATCTGGGTATCGAAGCTTGTTACCACCAATACCCAAATCAGATGTCCGGTGGACAAAAGCAACGGGCAGCCATTGCTCGAGCCTTCATCGGAAATCCACAGGTCATCTTAGCCGATGAACCAACGGCTAGCCTAGACCCAGATCGAGGGCAAGAAATCGCCCAATTAATCCGAAAAGAAGTCAAATCCAAAAACAAGAGCGCCATCATGGTGACCCATGACCGCTCTATCCTGACCTATGTGGATACCATTTATGAATTAAAACACGGCCAGTTACTAAAGGTAGAAAAGGTTGATTAA